From Virgibacillus natechei, the proteins below share one genomic window:
- the ytfJ gene encoding GerW family sporulation protein, translating to MTEHPIQGLMTTAMENLKGMVEANTIIGDPVESPDGSVIIPVSKLGFGFAAGGTEFNSTNTQDSNEAEMPFGGGSGGGVSITPVAFLIVSDQGIKMVHLDQSTHIYEKMLEFAPQVVEKVQEIIREAGNKKEDSTYKRKPEKKTQSQYDI from the coding sequence ATGACGGAACATCCGATTCAAGGATTAATGACTACTGCAATGGAAAATTTAAAAGGTATGGTCGAGGCAAATACGATTATTGGTGATCCGGTTGAATCTCCGGATGGCAGTGTAATTATACCGGTTTCGAAGCTAGGGTTTGGATTTGCTGCAGGTGGAACTGAATTTAATTCGACAAACACTCAAGATAGCAATGAGGCAGAAATGCCATTTGGCGGCGGTAGTGGTGGTGGCGTATCCATTACCCCTGTAGCATTTTTAATTGTCAGCGATCAAGGTATTAAAATGGTGCACCTGGATCAAAGTACACATATATATGAGAAAATGCTCGAATTTGCACCACAGGTTGTTGAAAAAGTGCAGGAAATTATCAGAGAAGCTGGAAATAAAAAGGAAGATTCAACGTATAAAAGAAAACCAGAGAAGAAAACACAATCCCAATATGACATCTAG
- a CDS encoding class I SAM-dependent methyltransferase — MEKTNVELLYEWLDKATDVIQQHHEEPYLDSLIFTMEALFHQSVPEGMDDILAHKLQSTLKDIEISTFKIEEIRKGIQLTILKGMKDTTQQQHLMTPETVALLVGYLAEKVTSDKEQLRLFDPVSGTANLITTVLSQLKQQVEAFAGEVDPTLIQLAAINANLQQKEIEFFHQDSLGPFLLDPVDLVVADLPVGYYPDDIRANDFELKADEGHSYAHHLFIEQSMNYTNAGGYLIFVIPDFLFDSEQSDKLHSFIQEYAHIVGVIRLPESAFKSEKNIKSILILQKKGPDTNAPKQPLLVKMPSFNNTNAMGDILEQMNTWFSTY, encoded by the coding sequence ATGGAGAAAACAAATGTTGAATTATTATATGAGTGGTTGGATAAGGCAACAGATGTCATACAACAACACCATGAAGAACCTTATTTGGATAGTTTGATTTTTACAATGGAAGCACTATTCCATCAAAGTGTCCCGGAAGGTATGGATGATATTTTAGCACATAAATTACAAAGTACATTAAAGGACATTGAAATTTCTACCTTTAAAATAGAAGAAATTCGTAAAGGAATTCAATTAACCATACTTAAAGGAATGAAGGATACAACACAGCAACAGCATTTAATGACGCCAGAAACGGTGGCATTGTTAGTAGGCTATCTTGCAGAGAAAGTGACAAGCGATAAGGAACAATTACGTCTTTTTGATCCTGTTAGTGGAACGGCTAATCTAATCACTACTGTTTTAAGTCAGTTGAAGCAGCAGGTGGAAGCTTTTGCTGGGGAAGTTGATCCTACCTTAATTCAATTAGCCGCAATAAATGCTAATTTGCAACAGAAGGAGATAGAGTTCTTTCATCAGGATAGTTTAGGTCCATTTTTACTGGACCCTGTGGATTTAGTTGTTGCTGACCTGCCTGTTGGTTATTACCCAGATGATATCAGAGCCAATGATTTTGAGTTAAAAGCAGACGAAGGACATTCCTATGCCCATCACCTATTTATTGAGCAGAGCATGAATTACACAAATGCTGGTGGCTATCTAATATTTGTTATACCTGACTTCTTATTTGATAGTGAACAATCAGATAAACTTCATAGCTTCATTCAGGAATATGCCCATATTGTAGGTGTTATAAGGTTACCTGAAAGTGCTTTTAAATCAGAAAAGAATATAAAAAGCATTCTTATTTTGCAGAAGAAGGGACCAGACACCAACGCACCAAAACAACCATTGCTTGTAAAAATGCCATCATTTAATAATACAAATGCTATGGGAGACATCTTAGAACAAATGAATACGTGGTTTTCTACGTATTAG
- a CDS encoding DUF2953 domain-containing protein, translating into MLWILVASVLIIIILIYSKVTISSIITYTPNEQFCLITVSFYRIRLYKKKMNITMENHDAKEIIKDVDFNSFQEVVREGLQLSRKVNPIINTMVQNTYVHKLKWQTSGGTGDASTTGIATGGVWGIKGVVIGVIAEKSNMKCKPIIQVKPHFQYKHFLSTFDCMISIRLGKAMYALLKMTRVLARKEKALI; encoded by the coding sequence TTAGTAGCTTCTGTATTAATTATTATTATCTTGATTTATTCAAAAGTAACTATTTCAAGTATCATTACATATACCCCAAATGAACAGTTTTGTCTGATTACAGTTTCCTTTTACCGAATTCGATTGTATAAAAAGAAAATGAACATCACAATGGAGAATCATGATGCCAAAGAAATTATAAAAGATGTGGATTTCAATTCTTTTCAAGAAGTAGTACGTGAAGGACTTCAACTATCACGGAAGGTAAATCCGATAATAAATACCATGGTCCAGAACACTTATGTTCATAAACTTAAATGGCAAACGTCGGGAGGTACTGGAGACGCAAGTACTACTGGAATAGCAACCGGAGGGGTGTGGGGAATAAAAGGTGTAGTAATTGGAGTAATAGCTGAGAAGAGTAATATGAAGTGTAAACCAATTATTCAAGTGAAACCACATTTTCAATATAAGCATTTTCTATCCACATTTGATTGTATGATATCGATTCGCTTAGGAAAAGCTATGTACGCACTTCTTAAAATGACGCGCGTACTTGCTCGAAAAGAAAAAGCATTAATTTAG
- the tpx gene encoding thiol peroxidase: MGNVTFKQNPVTLVGSELKVGDQAPDFTVVSNEMNDVSLNDYKGNVKLISVVPSIDTGVCSEQTKRFNEEADKIDNVQILTISMDLPFAQTRWCAANGIKKLDTLSDHRDGDFGEKYGVLIKELRLLSRSIFVVDSNDKITYVEYVEEVTNHPDYDAALKAAGQAK, translated from the coding sequence ATGGGTAACGTCACATTCAAGCAAAATCCAGTTACACTTGTCGGTTCAGAACTTAAAGTAGGAGATCAGGCACCTGATTTTACTGTAGTATCAAATGAAATGAACGACGTTTCATTAAATGATTACAAAGGTAATGTGAAATTGATCAGTGTTGTACCTTCTATCGACACAGGAGTTTGTTCTGAACAAACAAAACGCTTTAATGAGGAAGCTGACAAAATTGATAATGTACAAATATTAACGATCAGTATGGATCTTCCTTTTGCGCAAACACGTTGGTGTGCAGCCAATGGGATTAAAAAACTCGATACATTATCTGACCATCGCGATGGGGACTTCGGAGAAAAGTATGGTGTCTTAATAAAAGAATTACGTTTGTTATCTAGATCTATTTTTGTTGTTGATTCAAATGACAAAATAACTTACGTGGAATATGTGGAAGAAGTGACAAACCATCCCGACTATGATGCTGCTCTAAAAGCTGCTGGTCAGGCTAAGTAA